GCGCCTGGCGAAGACGGGGAAGGTGAAGCTATGAGCGGCACAATGATAGCATTGATAATACCCCTGGTGCTGATCCAGTTGGGACTCATGATATTCGCTCTCGTCGACCTGGTCAAAAGGGATAAGGTCAAAGGCGGGAACAAGGTCGTCTGGGCTCTCGTCGTGATTTTGATAAATATCATCGGCCCCATCGTCTACCTCATTTTCGGCAGGGAGGACGAGTGATTCGCTGTGGAAGCGATCGCATGCCGTGGTTTAACCAAACAATACGGCAGCGTCATCGCCGTAGATAATCTCGACCTGTTCGTTGAACAGGGCTCGGTCTTCGGTTTCCTCGGCCCCAACGGCGCGGGCAAAACAACCACGGTCAGGCTTCTCGTAGGGCTCAGTCAGCCCACAGTCGGTCAAGCTTCCATCATGGGCGAACGTGTCCGGATCAACTCCGTCCATTTGCGCAACAGGATCGGCTACCTTCCCGAGGAGCCGTCGTTCTACAACTGGATGACCGGGCGCGATTTTCTTCTGTATGTCGGCGAGCTGTTCCGCCTGCCGTCTCATGAAAACAGGAAACGGTGCGACGAGATGCTGGAGTTCGCCGGACTGAAGGATGCGGCGAAACGGAAGATCGGCGGCTACTCCAAGGGCATGCGCCAGCGACTCGGCCTGGCTCAAGCGATGATGAATCGTCCCGGGGTGCTGTTCCTTGATGAGCCGTGCTCGGCCCTTGATCCCATCGGCCGCCGCGAGGTGCTGGACGCCATCATAAAATTGAAGTCGCATACAACCATCTTCATGTCGACGCATATCCTGTCCGATGTGGAGCGCACCTGCGATACGGTCGGCATCATCGATAAGGGTCGCCTCGTGATACAGGAGAGCACAAATAGATTAAGGGAGCGTTTCGCCAGTCCCGTCTTTGAGTTGGAAGTGGAAGGCGATGCGAGCCCGCTCGCCGCGCGCCTCAGGTCGCTGCCCTGGGTTACTGCGGTGGAGGAGGCCGGGCGCGACGCAGGAGCCATGCTTCGCATACGCACGGACGATGTGGCCGTGGCCAAGCGCGAGCTTCCCGGCATAGTATCGGACAGCGGCCTCGTTCTGATCCGCTACGAGCTGATATCGCCGAGCCTGGAAGATGTCTTTATACAGATGATCGGCGCTCGAGAGAAGGTATGAAGGGTTTCTTAGTACTGTTCAAAAAAGAACTGCGGGAGCAGGCAAAGACCCACAGGCTGCTTATAGTCCTGGCGGTTTTCCTGGTGCTGGGTATGGGCACGCCGCTCATGCTGTACTACCTGCCTTCGATAGTAAATACATCCGAGGGCACACAACTGCCCATACCGGATTTCACCGCCGCCGATGTTTCCATGGAGTTCCTGGGCAGCATCGCCCAGATAGGAATGGTGGTTGTCATCCTCGTCGCCATGGGTGCCGTGTCGCGGGAGCGGGAGCGCGGCACCGCTCTGCTCACCCTGTCGAAACCTGTAGGCCGTGGCACGTTCGTCGTCGCCAAGCTGGCAGCGCTGGCTGTAACTTTCGAGATCAGCCTGATAGTAAGCGCACTGTTCTGCTACATTTACGTCGGCGTCCTGTTCGATGGCGTCGGGGGTGCGGCATTCGCCGCCGCGACCGCGCTGGCCGGGCTGTTCCTTCTGCTCTGCATCTCGATAACTTTGCTGTGCAGCAGCATCTTTAAAAGCGCATTTGCCGCCGGCGGGGCGGCTCTGGTTGTAATCGTTGTTCTATGGGCGCTGTCTGCGATTCCGAACATCGGATCATACGCGCCGATGGGGGTACTGGATTGGGGCAACGGTCTCATCCTGGGGAAGGGCACGGGTGCGTGGGGCTCGCTGTGCATCAGCGCGGGGCTGGCGGTTGCTTTCATCGTCGGGGCGTGGCAGGCGCTGATGAGGAAAGAGATATAGGATTATCAACCCCCTGTAATCCCCCAATCTTGGGGGAATTTTTTAAAAAATAGGGGACACCCCTAATACCCCGTCAGGAGACAGGGTCTCCTGTACCTCTGTTTTTACAGCGAGTTATACGTCTCTTGCATGATGAGCGCGTCGGCTTCAAGGCTGGGGCTTTCGCAGATGACCAGCCCTTTGATATCGAATTCTTTCCATGTCCTGAAAAGTTCCAGGTAGTTCATATCGGAATCTTTGAGGTCGAGGTGGCCAAGCTCGCCTTTGCTGGAGTATTTTATGCCTGACAGATGGATGTGCATATCGTTCAGGGCGTCGCGTCCCAGCCTATCTTCGACCTGTCCCAGTATCGACTTAAATTTCGCATAAGTATTCGCCTTGCCGTGCCGCGCGTGCAGATGTGCGAAGTCGATACACGGTGCCACGCCGTCGATTTCTGCGCTCAGGCGCAGCACCTCGTCCAGGTTGCCGAACTGGCTTGCTTTACCTGTGGTCTCTGTCCTGAGCGTAACTTCGAGATTTTCTGATTTCATCGCGCTTACGATGTCTTCAAGTTCTTTTTTTACCCGGGCGTATACTTCATCGGGGGGGTCTTTGAGGTAGAAGGCGGGGTGAAAGATAATGCTCTGCGCTCCTATAATCGATGCGATTCGGACCGTCTGCATCAGCCGCTTCCTGCTGGCGATGAGCTTCTCCTCTTCGTGCGCGTTCAGGTTTATATAGTACGGGCCGTGCGCGCTGAGCTTTACGTTGAGTCTCTTAGCCGTCTCGCCTACCTTGCGGGCCATGGCCTGGCTCATGTTGACGCCGTAGACGAATTCGACCTCCATGCAGCCGAGTCCCAGTTCGGCGATGCGCTCGATGCCGTCCGCCGTGCTTTCCGATCTGGAGGTGTGCGGCGTGCCGCCTGTGCCGAAGAGAAGTTTGTCATTCATCGAATCGTCGTCAACCCACTGTAAAACTCAGATTTGGGGGAATTAAAAGGGATAGGAGATACATGTAAAATCAGGTAGAGGCTTCTTGATCGGGCCGTTTACTCATCGTCCTCGTCCGGCTCTTCACTTTCAGTCGGGGCCGACGGCGCGATTGAAGGCAGAATGGCGCTGGCTCTGGGGCCGCGTTTTCTCCTTGCTGCGGGCAGAGCGTCGACGGCCTGGCGCAATGCCGCGAGTTCTTTCTTAGCGTCGCCTTTCACGGGGACGACGATCCCGATCATGCCTATCTCCCATAGCTCTCTAAGTTCCGCCGGCGATATTTCCAATGGTACGCGCACCAGAAGGTATTTGCCGATAAGATTCGCTATGTGCTGGCATGTGAGCAATCGTTTCATGGATACGGCGGTATCGCCCGAGATGAGGACCATGTCAACGGGCAGTTGGCTTGCCGCTCTTATCTGGCCGTCGGGCAGGGCGGGATCGATCTCGATAATGCGGCAGAGCTTTTCTTCCTGAAGCAGAGCGACCGGCGATTTTTCAGTATCGATCAATATAAAATCGCATCCGCTGTCTTTTACATCTGACGGATCGCTTACTGGGGCTCCCCAGGGAAGACTGCTTTTAGCCGCGAGATTTTTCCTGTCGAGGCTGTTCAATACGATCGCATCGGCATAGTCCGCGGCGATAGCCGCCGCCTTGTCGTTATCGCCCACATCGGCGATGATGAGCATACTGGCAAGCTTTGATTTAGCGGCAATGGCTGCGAAGCCCATGGGCTTGGAGTTGCCTCTCGATATCTGCTCCAGTTTTTCCAAAAGCCTGCTCAATTGTCCCTCCAAAATTTGGAGCCAGCGGTCGGAATTGAACCGACGACCGGTGGTTTACGAAACCACTGCTCTACCCCTGAGCTACGCTGGCGTTTCGTATAGAGTATATCATAGTATTTCTTGGCTTCAAATAACCGATGACGTATATATGTTCGCTACCACACCAGGACGTATCTGATAATATTATCGTCATGGTCTGACGCCTGGTACCCGTTTTGCTCCGAGTAGCTGCTGCCTATAGTAAGCTGCACCTCGTCGTCGTACTGAGGCTCGATAAAGATAATTCCTTTATCGACGGTCTGGAAAGCGTTGATGGCGTGTCCCGATCCGTCAGGATATGCGATGTACACGTAAGCGGCGTTATATCCCAGTTGAACCGCATTGTTGTTGAGGCTTGCGGCAAAGTCGCTGCATGAGTAGATACCTTCGACATACTCGTTTTTATCCGTATTGTCTTCTTCGATGAATCGTTGCAGTTCAGAGTATGTCGGGTCTCTCAGTTCGTATCCAGTGCCCGCTCCGTCGATCACGCCGGTGTTGTAGCCTTCATCGTATCCATATGAATCGCCGCGCATGTAGCCTATATAGTAAGACGCGGCGCCGATTATAATGCCGATTACGGCGATACTTAGAAATATTACAGCTCGCATATTCCCTGCCCTCGAATTATTCAATTCATCGATTCTGTTAGTTTAAAGTATGGGGCGGCGATGTCAAGTGTAGGGGGTATTGTCCGAACCGCCTGTTAATTCCTCGTACGTTGGTTATCAGGTAGGGGCAGGGCTTGCCCTGCCCGATAAAAAGGGCGCAGCAAGCGGCGCCCCTACGGGGTATTGCTACCGGTTCGATTGCGGACAGTTGAACGGCAGATATAGAAGGGGTATCATAGTGTAAGTATTTCGGAGGGATGTTCCTTGAACCTGAAAGTGCAGATAGCGCCAAAAAATGAACGCGGGCTGGAAATCAAGAACCCGGTAATCGCCGCGTCCGGAACCGTGGGCTACGGCGACGAATATGCCGGGATGGTCGATATCGATAAACTCGGGGCGATAATCTGCAAGGGCACTACGCTGAAGCCAAAGGCCGGCAACGCGCAGCCGCGCATATATGAAACAGCTTCGGGCGTTCTGAATTCGATCGGCCTTGAGAACATCGGCATCGATGCCTTGATTAAGGATAAAGCGCCGGTATGGGCGAAGTGGAAGGTTCCGGTTATAGTCAACATAGCCGGCGAGAACGTCGACGAATATGCAGAGCTGGCTTACAAGCTCGATAGCGTTAAAGGCATCGCCGGAATCGAAGTAAATATCAGCTGCCCCAACGTGGCGCGCGGCGGCATGGAGTTCGGCACGAACGCGCGTGACGCAGCTGAGGTGACGAGGGCTGTCAATGGACATACGAGCCTGCCTTTCATAGTGAAGCTCAGCCCGAATGTAACCGACATCGTCGAGATAGCGCGCGCGGTCGAGGCGGAGGGCGCGGATGCGATATCGCTGATAAACACGTTGCGCGGTATGGCCATCGATATCAAGGCCAGGAGGCCGTTCCTCGGCGCGACGACGGGAGGGCTCTCCGGACCTGCCATCAAGCCGGTCGCTCTGTATATGGTCTATCGCGTGTCGGGCGCGGTGAAGGTGCCGGTCATCGGCGGCGGCGGCATCGCAAGCGCGGAAGACGCCATCGAGTTCATCATGGCGGGAGCCAGCGCGGTATGGCTGAGCACGGCGATAATGGTCAATCCTCAGGCTCCTCTGGAAGTTCTCGACGGTATCGCGGGCTACATGAAGAAGGAAGGGCTTAAGGATATATCCCGGCTGGTCGGCGTAGCCAAATCTGCTTGACAATAGATTGGCGCTGTGATACCGTTTGCGAATGATTTTCTGTTATACTATTATATTGTTTTCGAAAGGATGCCGGTTTTGAGAAGCGATACAGTTAAAAAGGGATTCGCGCGAGCGCCGCATCGTTCGCTTTATTATGCGATGGGCTTGACCGATCTTGAAATAAAACAGCCTTTCATAGGTGTCGTCAACAGCTTCAGCGAGGTGATCCCCGGCCATATTCATCTGCGCCAGATCGCCGATGCGGTCAAGGGCGGGATTCGCAGCGCGGGCGGCACTCCGTTCGAGGTCAACACAATCGGCGTGTGCGACGGCATCGCTATGGGGCATATCGGCATGAAGTACAGCCTGCCCAGCCGCGAGCTCATCGCCGACTCGGTGGAGACCGTGGCCCAGGCGCATGCCTTTGATGCGCTGGTGTTCATCCCCAACTGCGATAAGATAATACCTGGCATGATGATGGCGGCGGTGCGTCTCAATATCCCGTCGATTTTCATCAGCGGGGGGCCGATGCAGGCCGGACGCCGCGGCGGCAGGCCGGACGAGAAGATAGATTTAAATACCATGTTCGTCGGCGTGGGACAGGTCAATTCGGGAGAGATGACCGAGGAGGAGCTTCTGGAACTCGAACGCATCGCTTGTCCAGGTTGCGGGAGCTGTGCAGGCATGTTTACTGCCAATACCATGAACTGTCTTACCGAGGCGCTGGGCATGTCGCTGCCCGGCAGCGGCACCATACCTGCCGTCGACGCCAGGCGCATCGCGTTAGCACGCGAGACCGGCAGGCAGATTGTCGATCTGTTGCAGTCGAACGTTTGTCCGCGTGACATCGTAACCAGGAAGGCGGTGCAGAACGCGTTCATGGTAGATATGGCGCTGGGCGGCAGCACCAACTCGGTGCTTCATCTGATAGCTATCGCCAACGAGGCCGGGATAAAGTTCCCGCTTGAGGATATAAATGAGATAAGCGATAGGACGCCGCATCTGTGCAAGCTGAGCCCGGCCGGCGAATATCGCATCGAGGACCTCAATCTGGCGGGCGGCATCCCTGCGGTTATGAAGGAGATCGAGCCGCTGCTGAACAAGAGCGTTAAGCGGGCATCGGGCAAGACCATCGGGCGCGAGATCATCAAGGCGCGGGTGCTGGATGCGGATGTTATAAGGCCGTTCTCCAAGCCGTATTCCAAGACGGGCGGCCTGGCGATACTGTTCGGCAACCTGGCTCCGGACGGCGCGGTGGTCAAGCGTGGCGCGGTATCGCCGAAGATGATGAAACATACGGGTAAGGCTCGGGTGTTCGACAGCGAGGAGGAGGCCACTGCGGCCATCCTCGGCGGGAAGATAAAGCCGGGCAATGTTGTCGTCATACGCTACGAAGGGCCCAAGGGCGGGCCGGGCATGCGCGAGATGCTGGGCCCGACGTCGATAATCGTCGGCATGGGGCTGGGCGACAGCGTCGCGCTGATTACGGACGGGCGTTTCTCCGGGGCTACCAAGGGGGCGGCC
This is a stretch of genomic DNA from Dehalococcoidia bacterium. It encodes these proteins:
- a CDS encoding PLD nuclease N-terminal domain-containing protein, with the protein product MSGTMIALIIPLVLIQLGLMIFALVDLVKRDKVKGGNKVVWALVVILINIIGPIVYLIFGREDE
- a CDS encoding ABC transporter ATP-binding protein yields the protein MEAIACRGLTKQYGSVIAVDNLDLFVEQGSVFGFLGPNGAGKTTTVRLLVGLSQPTVGQASIMGERVRINSVHLRNRIGYLPEEPSFYNWMTGRDFLLYVGELFRLPSHENRKRCDEMLEFAGLKDAAKRKIGGYSKGMRQRLGLAQAMMNRPGVLFLDEPCSALDPIGRREVLDAIIKLKSHTTIFMSTHILSDVERTCDTVGIIDKGRLVIQESTNRLRERFASPVFELEVEGDASPLAARLRSLPWVTAVEEAGRDAGAMLRIRTDDVAVAKRELPGIVSDSGLVLIRYELISPSLEDVFIQMIGAREKV
- a CDS encoding ABC transporter permease is translated as MKGFLVLFKKELREQAKTHRLLIVLAVFLVLGMGTPLMLYYLPSIVNTSEGTQLPIPDFTAADVSMEFLGSIAQIGMVVVILVAMGAVSRERERGTALLTLSKPVGRGTFVVAKLAALAVTFEISLIVSALFCYIYVGVLFDGVGGAAFAAATALAGLFLLLCISITLLCSSIFKSAFAAGGAALVVIVVLWALSAIPNIGSYAPMGVLDWGNGLILGKGTGAWGSLCISAGLAVAFIVGAWQALMRKEI
- a CDS encoding TIM barrel protein → MNDKLLFGTGGTPHTSRSESTADGIERIAELGLGCMEVEFVYGVNMSQAMARKVGETAKRLNVKLSAHGPYYINLNAHEEEKLIASRKRLMQTVRIASIIGAQSIIFHPAFYLKDPPDEVYARVKKELEDIVSAMKSENLEVTLRTETTGKASQFGNLDEVLRLSAEIDGVAPCIDFAHLHARHGKANTYAKFKSILGQVEDRLGRDALNDMHIHLSGIKYSSKGELGHLDLKDSDMNYLELFRTWKEFDIKGLVICESPSLEADALIMQETYNSL
- a CDS encoding dihydroorotate dehydrogenase — translated: MNLKVQIAPKNERGLEIKNPVIAASGTVGYGDEYAGMVDIDKLGAIICKGTTLKPKAGNAQPRIYETASGVLNSIGLENIGIDALIKDKAPVWAKWKVPVIVNIAGENVDEYAELAYKLDSVKGIAGIEVNISCPNVARGGMEFGTNARDAAEVTRAVNGHTSLPFIVKLSPNVTDIVEIARAVEAEGADAISLINTLRGMAIDIKARRPFLGATTGGLSGPAIKPVALYMVYRVSGAVKVPVIGGGGIASAEDAIEFIMAGASAVWLSTAIMVNPQAPLEVLDGIAGYMKKEGLKDISRLVGVAKSA
- the ilvD gene encoding dihydroxy-acid dehydratase, which translates into the protein MRSDTVKKGFARAPHRSLYYAMGLTDLEIKQPFIGVVNSFSEVIPGHIHLRQIADAVKGGIRSAGGTPFEVNTIGVCDGIAMGHIGMKYSLPSRELIADSVETVAQAHAFDALVFIPNCDKIIPGMMMAAVRLNIPSIFISGGPMQAGRRGGRPDEKIDLNTMFVGVGQVNSGEMTEEELLELERIACPGCGSCAGMFTANTMNCLTEALGMSLPGSGTIPAVDARRIALARETGRQIVDLLQSNVCPRDIVTRKAVQNAFMVDMALGGSTNSVLHLIAIANEAGIKFPLEDINEISDRTPHLCKLSPAGEYRIEDLNLAGGIPAVMKEIEPLLNKSVKRASGKTIGREIIKARVLDADVIRPFSKPYSKTGGLAILFGNLAPDGAVVKRGAVSPKMMKHTGKARVFDSEEEATAAILGGKIKPGNVVVIRYEGPKGGPGMREMLGPTSIIVGMGLGDSVALITDGRFSGATKGAAIGHVSPEAASRGPIAALKDGDTILIDIAKNRLDVDLTDKEIKARLAKLPRFEPKIKSGYLVRYAEKVTSAGNGAVFES